A single region of the Penaeus chinensis breed Huanghai No. 1 chromosome 41, ASM1920278v2, whole genome shotgun sequence genome encodes:
- the LOC125047494 gene encoding carboxypeptidase B-like isoform X1, whose translation MKNLKLQVLWVLMLNCFTEGVPYDRYQVLRVSSSRRAGGRVQRLVAETAGAEVWRRSVEGAQEVWEVLVPPAGASRFASDLSHGRYSLSVKIEDVQKLLDEQKSERAAQRRHRASSAFSHSNYNDLEDINGILDKLEIENPLVSTYVAGTTLEGRVIRVAQVSAGGSGTRQVVWIDCGIHAREWISPATCQWVLDQLTSGYNEDPGITELLDAYDFHILPVVNPDGYAFSWDEDRLWRKNRHPYNETCVGVDLNRNFDSHFGGIGSSNIHCLPIYHGEMAFSEYETQAVRDSLTNLKGRLKAYFALHSFSQKWMFPYGYNFEKPENYDEQLRVASIGAEALFAVNGTEYSVGSQAITIYPSAGTAVDWVYDSLGVPYTYIIELPDKGDYGFLLPPSFIIPVGQETWAGIMAAIKSM comes from the exons ATGAAGAACCTGAAACTACAAGTCCTGTGGGTGCTGATGCTGAACTGCTTCACTGAAGGGGTACCTTATGACAG GTATCAAGTGTTGCGCGTGAGTTCCTCGCGCAGGGCAGGCGGGCGAGTGCAGCGTCTGGTGGCGGAGACTGCCGGAGCAGAGGTGTGGAGGCGATCTGTCGAGGGCGCCCAGGAGGTGTGGGAGGTGCTCGTCCCGCCTGCGGGAGCCTCGAGATTCGCCTCGGATCTCAGCCATGGCCGCTACTCCCTGAGTGTTAAGATTGAGGATGTGCAGAA GCTGCTGGACGAGCAGAAGAGCGAGCGAGCTGCCCAGCGCCGCCACCGCGCCTCTTCCGCTTTCAGTCACTCGAACTACAACGACCTTGAAGAc ATCAATGGAATTCTGGATAAGCTGGAAATTGAAAATCCCCTTGTGAGCACCTACGTGGCTGGTACAACTCTCGAGGGCAGGGTTATTCGAGTGGCGCAG gtTTCAGCCGGCGGAAGTGGAACCAGACAGGTAGTGTGGATAGACTGTGGTATACATGCTCGTGAATGGATCTCGCCAGCAACATGCCAATGGGTACTGGATCAGCTGACGAGCGGGTATAATGAAGACCCGGGAATCACAGAGCTGCTCGATGCCTATGACTTCCACATTCTGCCAGTGGTCAATCCTGATGGGTACGCTTTTTCGTGGGACGAG GACAGGCTGTGGAGGAAGAACCGTCATCCCTACAATGAGACGTGTGTTGGCGTAGACCTTAATAGGAACTTTGACTCTCACTTCGGTGGGATTGGATCATCCAATATCCATTGCTTGCCTATCTACCATG GTGAGATGGCATTCTCTGAGTATGAGACGCAGGCTGTTAGGGACTCGCTAACCAATCTGAAGGGCAGGCTTAAGGCTTACTTTGCCCTCCACTCATTCTCCCAGAAGTGGATGTTCCCATATGGGTACAACTTTGAAAAACCCGAGAACTATGATGAACAG TTACGAGTTGCCAGTATTGGAGCAGAAGCCCTGTTTGCTGTGAATGGTACAGAGTACTCAGTTGGAAGTCAAGCTATCACAATAT ATCCCAGTGCAGGTACAGCAGTGGATTGGGTGTATGATTCTCTGGGTGTGCCTTACACTTACATTATAGAGCTGCCAGATAAAGGAGATTATGGATTTCTCCTTCCCCCAAGTTTCATTATCCCAGTTGGGCAGGAAACATGGGCTGGCATAATGGCAGCCATCAAATCTATGTAG
- the LOC125047494 gene encoding carboxypeptidase A2-like isoform X2: MKNLKLQVLWVLMLNCFTEGVPYDRYQVLRVSSSRRAGGRVQRLVAETAGAEVWRRSVEGAQEVWEVLVPPAGASRFASDLSHGRYSLSVKIEDVQKLLDEQKSERAAQRRHRASSAFSHSNYNDLEDVSAGGSGTRQVVWIDCGIHAREWISPATCQWVLDQLTSGYNEDPGITELLDAYDFHILPVVNPDGYAFSWDEDRLWRKNRHPYNETCVGVDLNRNFDSHFGGIGSSNIHCLPIYHGEMAFSEYETQAVRDSLTNLKGRLKAYFALHSFSQKWMFPYGYNFEKPENYDEQLRVASIGAEALFAVNGTEYSVGSQAITIYPSAGTAVDWVYDSLGVPYTYIIELPDKGDYGFLLPPSFIIPVGQETWAGIMAAIKSM, translated from the exons ATGAAGAACCTGAAACTACAAGTCCTGTGGGTGCTGATGCTGAACTGCTTCACTGAAGGGGTACCTTATGACAG GTATCAAGTGTTGCGCGTGAGTTCCTCGCGCAGGGCAGGCGGGCGAGTGCAGCGTCTGGTGGCGGAGACTGCCGGAGCAGAGGTGTGGAGGCGATCTGTCGAGGGCGCCCAGGAGGTGTGGGAGGTGCTCGTCCCGCCTGCGGGAGCCTCGAGATTCGCCTCGGATCTCAGCCATGGCCGCTACTCCCTGAGTGTTAAGATTGAGGATGTGCAGAA GCTGCTGGACGAGCAGAAGAGCGAGCGAGCTGCCCAGCGCCGCCACCGCGCCTCTTCCGCTTTCAGTCACTCGAACTACAACGACCTTGAAGAc gtTTCAGCCGGCGGAAGTGGAACCAGACAGGTAGTGTGGATAGACTGTGGTATACATGCTCGTGAATGGATCTCGCCAGCAACATGCCAATGGGTACTGGATCAGCTGACGAGCGGGTATAATGAAGACCCGGGAATCACAGAGCTGCTCGATGCCTATGACTTCCACATTCTGCCAGTGGTCAATCCTGATGGGTACGCTTTTTCGTGGGACGAG GACAGGCTGTGGAGGAAGAACCGTCATCCCTACAATGAGACGTGTGTTGGCGTAGACCTTAATAGGAACTTTGACTCTCACTTCGGTGGGATTGGATCATCCAATATCCATTGCTTGCCTATCTACCATG GTGAGATGGCATTCTCTGAGTATGAGACGCAGGCTGTTAGGGACTCGCTAACCAATCTGAAGGGCAGGCTTAAGGCTTACTTTGCCCTCCACTCATTCTCCCAGAAGTGGATGTTCCCATATGGGTACAACTTTGAAAAACCCGAGAACTATGATGAACAG TTACGAGTTGCCAGTATTGGAGCAGAAGCCCTGTTTGCTGTGAATGGTACAGAGTACTCAGTTGGAAGTCAAGCTATCACAATAT ATCCCAGTGCAGGTACAGCAGTGGATTGGGTGTATGATTCTCTGGGTGTGCCTTACACTTACATTATAGAGCTGCCAGATAAAGGAGATTATGGATTTCTCCTTCCCCCAAGTTTCATTATCCCAGTTGGGCAGGAAACATGGGCTGGCATAATGGCAGCCATCAAATCTATGTAG